The Streptomyces sp. NBC_01142 genomic interval GTGTTCTATGCCGGTAAGGCGTTTCTCTCCCGCGCGATCGTTCGCTGGCTCACGGAGGAGGGGCTCAACCTCGACGTCTGCTCCGGGGGCGAGCTCACCACCGCCCTCGACGCCGGAATGCCCGCCGAGCGCATCGCTTTCCACGGGAACAACAAGTCCGTCGCGGAGATCGAGCGAGCCGTCGAAGCAGGCGTCGGGCGCATCGTCCTCGACTCCTTCCAGGAGATCGTCCGCGTGGCCCACATCGCCCAGAGCCGGGGGAAGCGGCAGCGCGTTCAGATCCGCGTGACGGTAGGGGTGGAGGCGCATACGCACGAATTCATCGCCACGGCTCATGAAGACCAAAAGTTCGGGATCGCTCTCGCCGGGGGGCAGGCCGCCGAAGCCGTACGCCGTGCCCTCAAGCTCGACGGCCTCGAGCTCATCGGGATCCACTCCCACATCGGCTCGCAGATCTTCGACATGGCCGGCTTCGAGGTGTCCGCGCGCCGCGTCGTCCAGCTGCTCGCCGAAGTCCGGGACGAGCACGGGGTCGAGCTGCCCGAGATCGACCTCGGCGGCGGCCTCGGTATCGCCTACACCTCCGAGGACGACCCCCGCGAGCCGCACCACATCGCCAAGGCCCTCAGTGAGATCGTCACCCGTGAGTGTGAGGCCGCGAAGCTGCGGACGCCGCGGATCTCCGTCGAGCCCGGCCGCGCCATCGTCGGGCCCACCGCCTTCACCCTCTACGAGGTCGGCACCGTCAAGCCCCTCGAAGGGCTGCGTACCTACGTCAGCGTCGACGGTGGCATGTCGGACAACATCCGTACCGCCCTGTACGACGCCGAGTACAGCGTCGCGCTCGTCTCCAGGACGTCCGACGCCGAGCCGATGCTCGCCCGCGTCGTCGGAAAGCACTGTGAGAGTGGCGACATTGTGGTCAAGGACGCATTTCTTCCGGCGGACCTCGCGCCGGGCGATCTGATCGCCGTACCCGCCACCGGCGCGTACTGCCGTTCCATGGCGAGCAACTACAACCACGCACTCCGCCCGCCAGTTGTGGCGGTCAAGGACGGCGAGGCGCGGGTAATCGTCCGGCGCGAGACGGAGGAAGATCTCCTGCGTCTCGACGTCGGCTGATGAAATAGATGTCTCGAAATCTGGACGGAGGATAGAAACTTCCGTCCAGTGAGTGAGACTGGTTGGCACCCTGGCTTGTAATGGGCCGTATCCAATGAAAGGCGTAGGTCGGATGATGCGTACGCGTCCGCTGAAGGTGGCGCTGCTGGGCTGTGGTGTGGTCGGCTCAGAGGTGGCGCGCATCATGACGACGCACGCCGACGACCTCGCCGCGCGCATCGGCGCCCCGGTGGAGCTCGTCGGGGTTGCCGTCCGACGGCCCTCCAAGGTGCGTGAGGGCATCGACCCCGCGCTGATCACCACCGACGCCACGGCGCTGGTCGAACGCGGCGACATCGACGTCGTCGTCGAGGTCATCGGCGGCATCGAGCCCGCCCGCGGCCTCATCACCGCCGCGTTCGAGCACGGCGCGTCCGTCGTCTCCGCCAACAAGGCGCTGCTCGCCGAGGACGGTGCGACCCTCTACGCCGCCGCCGAGAAGCACGGCAGGGACCTGTACTTCGAGGCGGCAGTCGCGGGCGCCATCCCGCTGATCAGGCCGTTGCGCGAGTCCCTGGCGGGCGACAAGGTCAACCGTGTGCTCGGCATCGTCAACGGCACGACCAACTTCATCCTCGACAAGATGGACAGCTCGGGCGCCGGCTACTCCGAGGCGCTCGACGAAGCCACCGCCCTCGGATACGCCGAGGCCGACCCGACCGCCGACGTGGAGGGCTTCGACGCCGCCGCCAAGGCCGCCATCCTCGCCGGGATCGCCTTCCACACCCGCGTACGCCTCGACGACGTCCACCGCGAGGGCCTGACCGAGGTCACCGCCGCCGACATCGCCTCCGCCAAACGGATGGGCTGCACCGTCAAGCTCCTCGCCATCTGTGAGCGCGCCGCCGACGGCAAGTCCGTCACCGCGCGCGTGCATCCCGCGATGATTCCGCTCAGCCACCCGCTCGCCTCCGTGCGCGAGGCGTACAACGCCGTCTTCGTCGAGGCCGAGGCGGCCGGGCAGCTGATGTTCTACGGTCCGGGTGCGGGCGGTTCGCCGACCGCGTCCGCGGTTCTCGGCGACCTCGTCGCCGTGTGCCGCAACAAGCTCGCCGAGGCCACCGGACCCGGCGAGTCCGCGTACACGCAGCTGCCCGTGAGCCCCATGGGCGACGTGGTGACGCGGTACCACATCAGCCTCGACGTGGCCGACAAGCCGGGCGTGCTCGCCCAGGTGGCGACGGTCTTCGCCGAGCACGGCGTATCGATCGATACGGTCCGTCAGCAGGGCAAGGACGGTGAGGCTTCCCTCGTCGTCGTCACCCACCGCGCGCCCGACGCCGCCCTTTCGGGGACCGTCGAGGCGCTGCGCAAGCTCGACACCGTGCGCGGTGTCGCCAGCATCATGCGTGTTGAAGGGGAGTAAAGGACCCATGACCAGCAAGGGCACCCACCAGTGGCGCGGCATCATCGAGGAGTACCGGGACCGGCTTCCGGTCACGGACACCACGCCGGTCGTCACGCTCCGTGAGGGTGGTACGCCACTCGTTCCGGCGCAGGTCCTCTCCGAGCGCACGGGCTGCGAGGTGCACCTCAAGGTCGAGGGCGCCAACCCCACCGGGTCCTTCAAGGACCGCGGAATGACCATGGCCATCACCCGGGCCAAGGAGGAGGGCGCGCAGGCCGTCATCTGCGCCTCCACCGGCAACACCTCCGCCTCGGCGGCCGCCTATGCGGTACGCGCCGGAATGCTCTGCGCCGTCCTGGTGCCCCAGGGCAAGATCGCGCTCGGCAAGATGGGCCAGGCGCTGGTGTACGGCTCGCAGATCCTGCAGGTCGACGGGAACTTCGACGACTGCCTGAACCTGGCTCGCGCGCTGTCCGAGAACTACCCGGTGGCGCTGGTCAATTCGGTCAATCCGTACCGCATCGAGGGCCAGAAGACCGCCGCGTTCGAAATCGTCGACGCGCTCGGCGACGCCCCCGACATCCATGTGCTGCCCGTCGGCAACGCCGGCAACATCACGGCGTACTGGAAGGGCTACAAGGAGTACGCCGCGGACAGCATGTCCACGCGCACTCCCCGGATGTGGGGTTTCCAGGCCTCCGGCTCCGCGCCCATCGTCCGTGGCGAGGTCGTCAAGGACCCGTCGACCATCGCCACCGCGATCCGGATCGGCAACCCGGCCTCCTGGAGCCTCGCGCTGGCGGCCCGTGATGAGTCGGGTGGCTTCATCGACGAGGTGACGGACCGTGAGATCCTGCGCGC includes:
- the lysA gene encoding diaminopimelate decarboxylase → MSRSAHPAGPRHADVFHEGHYSAPPTDLNVLDEKVWARTVARNEDGVATVGGMEVTRLAEEFGTPAYFLDEADFRARCRAWADAFGKDADVFYAGKAFLSRAIVRWLTEEGLNLDVCSGGELTTALDAGMPAERIAFHGNNKSVAEIERAVEAGVGRIVLDSFQEIVRVAHIAQSRGKRQRVQIRVTVGVEAHTHEFIATAHEDQKFGIALAGGQAAEAVRRALKLDGLELIGIHSHIGSQIFDMAGFEVSARRVVQLLAEVRDEHGVELPEIDLGGGLGIAYTSEDDPREPHHIAKALSEIVTRECEAAKLRTPRISVEPGRAIVGPTAFTLYEVGTVKPLEGLRTYVSVDGGMSDNIRTALYDAEYSVALVSRTSDAEPMLARVVGKHCESGDIVVKDAFLPADLAPGDLIAVPATGAYCRSMASNYNHALRPPVVAVKDGEARVIVRRETEEDLLRLDVG
- a CDS encoding homoserine dehydrogenase, which produces MRTRPLKVALLGCGVVGSEVARIMTTHADDLAARIGAPVELVGVAVRRPSKVREGIDPALITTDATALVERGDIDVVVEVIGGIEPARGLITAAFEHGASVVSANKALLAEDGATLYAAAEKHGRDLYFEAAVAGAIPLIRPLRESLAGDKVNRVLGIVNGTTNFILDKMDSSGAGYSEALDEATALGYAEADPTADVEGFDAAAKAAILAGIAFHTRVRLDDVHREGLTEVTAADIASAKRMGCTVKLLAICERAADGKSVTARVHPAMIPLSHPLASVREAYNAVFVEAEAAGQLMFYGPGAGGSPTASAVLGDLVAVCRNKLAEATGPGESAYTQLPVSPMGDVVTRYHISLDVADKPGVLAQVATVFAEHGVSIDTVRQQGKDGEASLVVVTHRAPDAALSGTVEALRKLDTVRGVASIMRVEGE
- the thrC gene encoding threonine synthase, which produces MTSKGTHQWRGIIEEYRDRLPVTDTTPVVTLREGGTPLVPAQVLSERTGCEVHLKVEGANPTGSFKDRGMTMAITRAKEEGAQAVICASTGNTSASAAAYAVRAGMLCAVLVPQGKIALGKMGQALVYGSQILQVDGNFDDCLNLARALSENYPVALVNSVNPYRIEGQKTAAFEIVDALGDAPDIHVLPVGNAGNITAYWKGYKEYAADSMSTRTPRMWGFQASGSAPIVRGEVVKDPSTIATAIRIGNPASWSLALAARDESGGFIDEVTDREILRAYRLLAAQEGVFVEPASAASVAGLLKAAEQGKVDPGQRIVCTVTGNGLKDPDWAVAGAPQPVTVPVDAAAAAERLGLA